From a single Bacteroidales bacterium genomic region:
- a CDS encoding cation:proton antiporter yields MRKNFIFYFLILFLFGTLIWLVIQKGESLSSTRIITNEQVIQNDNPTQPPVTATPECLSIPGYIKNTLQHPSALLILQIIIIITFSRIFGFLFGKIGQPTVIGEIISGILLGPSLLGLFFPDVFHFIFPAFSLNNLELFSQVGLVLFMFIIGMELDVTILKVKAKSAIIISHTSILFAFFLGVCLAYLLFEKYAFTNTNFTRFALFIGIAMSIAAFPVLARIIQERGMTKTPLGKTIITIAAIDDLTAWCILAVVVAVIQAGSIMSALFTIIMVILFIGVMLFAVQPFLQKMGAIYLTKEMMTKRVVAFIFVVIFLSAFFTEAIGIKALFGGFLAGVIMPSNAQFKKVMAEKIEDVSLVVLLPLFFVFTGLRTQIGLLSDSDSWAVCGLIILFAISGKFGGSFLAAKFNKLTWKDSFVIGTLMNTRGLMELIVLNIGYDLKILSPQVFTMMVIMTLFTTFMTGPILSLTDYFSRKKKQHIYDYVDLRSLNVLISFGLPKMGTSLLKLVYALSGKDKSYHKICALHLTPHTEISQSAAMKYETNSFAAIRSLANELKVDIKTIYKTTEDVSKEIARTSRKEKSNLLLIGAAKSVFNKNVLGGKVKNIIDLAKCNVGVFIDKDFQEINNILILTDTINIENFINISERFLINSFSAITFILPENIVNSTFPDIVKNHERIYFSDSSNINNASLKKYDLLITTIDYFENKLRDETILLDAAPSLLLLNFKDNIFSI; encoded by the coding sequence ATGAGGAAAAATTTCATTTTCTATTTTCTTATTCTCTTTCTTTTTGGAACACTTATATGGCTTGTGATTCAAAAAGGAGAAAGTTTAAGTTCAACCCGAATAATCACTAATGAACAGGTCATTCAAAATGATAATCCCACTCAGCCACCGGTTACTGCAACACCAGAATGCCTATCTATTCCCGGTTATATAAAAAACACATTGCAGCATCCTTCTGCCTTGCTCATTCTGCAAATCATTATTATCATAACTTTTTCAAGAATATTTGGATTCTTATTCGGAAAGATTGGACAGCCTACTGTTATTGGTGAAATTATATCAGGCATTTTGCTCGGACCATCGTTACTTGGACTATTCTTTCCTGATGTATTCCATTTTATTTTCCCTGCATTTTCATTAAACAATTTAGAATTGTTCAGCCAGGTAGGTCTTGTACTTTTCATGTTCATTATAGGGATGGAGCTCGATGTAACCATTTTAAAAGTCAAGGCAAAATCGGCAATCATCATCAGCCATACAAGCATACTTTTTGCATTTTTTCTCGGTGTATGCCTTGCCTACTTATTGTTCGAGAAATATGCTTTCACAAATACCAATTTCACACGTTTCGCATTGTTCATCGGTATAGCAATGAGCATAGCAGCATTCCCTGTTCTTGCCCGGATCATACAGGAAAGAGGGATGACCAAAACGCCTTTAGGAAAAACAATCATTACTATTGCAGCAATTGATGATCTAACTGCATGGTGTATCCTTGCTGTAGTTGTTGCGGTAATACAGGCAGGAAGCATAATGAGCGCATTGTTCACTATAATCATGGTTATTCTTTTTATTGGTGTTATGCTTTTTGCGGTTCAACCTTTTTTACAGAAAATGGGCGCTATATACCTCACTAAGGAAATGATGACCAAAAGAGTGGTTGCTTTTATTTTTGTCGTCATATTTCTTTCCGCATTTTTTACAGAAGCGATAGGAATAAAAGCACTTTTCGGCGGATTTCTTGCCGGGGTAATTATGCCATCAAATGCACAGTTTAAAAAAGTAATGGCAGAAAAAATAGAAGACGTCAGCCTTGTAGTATTACTTCCATTATTTTTTGTTTTTACCGGGCTTAGAACACAAATTGGACTGCTTTCAGATAGCGATTCATGGGCTGTATGCGGACTTATAATATTGTTTGCTATCAGCGGGAAATTCGGGGGAAGTTTTTTAGCAGCAAAGTTTAATAAACTTACGTGGAAAGATTCATTTGTTATCGGGACCTTAATGAATACGCGCGGATTAATGGAGCTAATAGTTTTAAATATCGGGTATGACCTGAAAATATTGTCGCCACAAGTTTTCACAATGATGGTTATTATGACCCTCTTCACTACATTCATGACAGGCCCAATATTATCACTCACTGATTATTTCAGCAGGAAGAAAAAACAGCATATCTATGATTATGTTGATTTACGAAGTCTGAACGTGCTCATTTCATTTGGTCTTCCCAAAATGGGAACATCATTATTAAAATTAGTTTATGCACTTTCAGGTAAAGATAAATCATATCATAAGATATGCGCTCTTCACCTTACGCCACATACCGAAATTTCACAATCGGCAGCTATGAAATATGAAACGAACAGCTTTGCTGCCATACGCTCACTTGCCAATGAATTGAAGGTAGATATCAAAACCATTTATAAAACCACTGAAGATGTTTCAAAAGAAATAGCAAGAACTTCGCGTAAAGAAAAATCAAATTTACTTCTGATAGGCGCAGCAAAATCAGTATTCAACAAAAATGTTTTAGGCGGAAAAGTTAAAAATATAATCGATCTGGCTAAATGTAATGTTGGAGTTTTTATTGATAAGGATTTCCAGGAGATCAATAATATACTTATTCTTACAGATACTATAAATATAGAAAACTTTATAAATATCAGTGAACGGTTCTTAATAAATTCATTCAGCGCTATAACATTTATTCTTCCTGAAAACATTGTAAATTCTACATTCCCTGATATAGTAAAGAATCACGAGCGCATTTATTTTTCTGACTCTTCCAATATCAATAATGCTTCATTAAAAAAATACGATCTACTAATTACTACTATTGATTATTTCGAAAACAAACTTCGCGACGAAACTATACTTCTTGATGCCGCACCATCACTTCTTTTACTTAATTTCAAGGACAATATTTTTTCAATCTAA
- a CDS encoding Ldh family oxidoreductase, giving the protein MYTYQQLFNITKKIFLTIGCNEADATTVADVLLAAELRGIESHGMLRIADYYNLWKTKRINVNPTISVVHETPSTAVIDGDSGLGMVVGKKAMQLAIDKAKAVGTGWVSARNSNHFGIAGYYSMMALQNDMIGITMTNANPLVAPTFSVDRLLGTNPIAVAVPANKQPAFVADFATTPIARGKLDLMHKKGKKAPDGYVQDKLGNPSNDPNILTQGGAIVPLGGDYEHGSHKGYCLGSIVDIFSAILSGAGYGPWVPPSVAYLPVKENTDVKGTGHFFGAMRIDAFRPASEFKEMMDKWILTFRNSKPAEGHEKVLVPGDPERENETLRMKEGIPVMPMLIEKVNEIAAELGIEGLK; this is encoded by the coding sequence ATGTATACCTATCAACAATTATTCAATATCACGAAAAAAATATTTTTAACAATCGGATGTAATGAAGCCGACGCTACAACTGTTGCAGATGTACTGCTAGCTGCCGAATTGCGCGGTATCGAATCGCATGGGATGTTGCGCATTGCCGATTATTATAATTTATGGAAAACAAAAAGGATAAATGTAAATCCAACTATTTCCGTTGTTCATGAAACTCCGAGCACCGCTGTTATTGATGGTGATTCCGGACTGGGAATGGTGGTTGGGAAAAAAGCTATGCAGCTTGCCATTGATAAAGCTAAAGCTGTGGGTACCGGATGGGTTTCAGCCCGCAACTCAAATCACTTTGGTATAGCCGGATATTATTCGATGATGGCTTTACAAAATGACATGATAGGTATTACCATGACCAATGCAAACCCTTTGGTAGCGCCTACATTTTCGGTCGACCGTTTACTCGGCACCAATCCTATTGCTGTTGCAGTTCCTGCCAATAAACAACCTGCATTTGTTGCCGACTTCGCCACCACTCCTATTGCACGCGGCAAACTCGACCTGATGCATAAAAAAGGAAAGAAAGCTCCTGATGGTTATGTTCAGGATAAATTGGGAAACCCCAGCAACGACCCTAATATTCTGACACAAGGCGGAGCTATTGTTCCTCTTGGTGGCGATTACGAACATGGCAGTCATAAAGGATATTGCCTGGGTTCTATCGTCGATATTTTTTCCGCAATACTTTCCGGCGCCGGCTATGGTCCATGGGTTCCGCCATCCGTAGCCTATTTACCTGTAAAAGAAAATACTGATGTAAAAGGTACGGGACATTTTTTTGGCGCCATGCGTATTGATGCTTTCCGCCCTGCATCGGAGTTTAAAGAGATGATGGATAAATGGATACTGACTTTCCGAAATTCAAAACCTGCTGAAGGCCATGAAAAGGTTCTTGTTCCCGGTGATCCCGAAAGAGAAAATGAAACCCTACGCATGAAAGAAGGAATCCCTGTTATGCCCATGCTTATTGAGAAAGTAAATGAAATAGCCGCAGAGCTTGGGATTGAAGGGTTGAAATAG
- the mtgA gene encoding monofunctional biosynthetic peptidoglycan transglycosylase: protein MAKGRIRKKIFKILLWAFVIFFALTLFPVVLYKFVHPPVTPLMVIRGFESDSKTDYKWISIDKMSPYLFQAALAAEDDRFMEHNGFDFRAIKLAYKSNVKNDKTTKGGSTISQQTAKNVFLWPNRDYVRKGLEAWFTVLIELVWGKERIMETYMNVVEFGPGVYGVEAASLKYFNKHASKLSQYEAASLISVLPNPNIYKVLNPSAYTQRYRNAIVYRMAYIPKVKFE, encoded by the coding sequence ATGGCAAAGGGAAGAATTAGAAAAAAGATTTTTAAAATATTGCTTTGGGCTTTCGTGATTTTCTTTGCTCTTACTTTATTTCCCGTGGTGTTATATAAGTTTGTTCATCCTCCGGTAACTCCGTTGATGGTAATTCGCGGGTTTGAGTCCGATTCAAAAACAGATTACAAATGGATTTCGATTGATAAAATGTCGCCATATTTATTCCAGGCTGCACTGGCTGCGGAAGACGACCGTTTCATGGAACATAATGGTTTTGATTTTCGCGCAATAAAACTTGCTTACAAATCGAATGTGAAAAATGATAAGACCACAAAGGGTGGAAGTACTATAAGCCAGCAGACGGCAAAAAATGTTTTCTTATGGCCTAACCGCGATTATGTTCGTAAAGGGCTTGAAGCATGGTTTACCGTTCTTATTGAATTGGTATGGGGCAAAGAAAGAATAATGGAAACATATATGAATGTGGTTGAATTCGGCCCGGGCGTTTATGGCGTAGAAGCTGCATCATTAAAGTATTTCAATAAACATGCTTCGAAGTTAAGCCAGTATGAAGCCGCTTCACTGATTTCCGTTTTACCTAATCCGAATATCTACAAAGTGCTGAATCCTTCGGCATACACACAGCGATACAGAAATGCTATTGTATACAGGATGGCTTATATTCCAAAAGTGAAGTTTGAGTAA
- a CDS encoding TIM44-like domain-containing protein: protein MIKKSLRLHDYIIPVFIILIFFLYTIDLYARAGGGGGSSGGGNGDDGGLIGVLIYLLLSIPFPWNLIVIGIIILFGYLGNKKAKQQTILNQLPDGNAPDKIKAITNYMQVNPTFNVENFKAKVKTAFMQIQEAWMLKDMSKVRKYISDGMYQRMNIQFKMMNILEQTNTIGKLMVHNIYIDKIEYDGNYEIIHTAIHASIVDRFESKKYPQLNSGGAEDFVEYWSFIKRKGIEEKNLFNTQNCPKCGAELPMNAGDVSQCSYCKTITNLGDYDWILCEITQADDYIAIHPRASRKAALSSKVNEILSTDATFSIQHLEDKASNGFLQMVTARVLKDAKIMRRFVTDEAFEKFSRFNNDNIVYNRFYLNDVTLIGISRNENKYTLAFAIKYSYQSVSLNNGQAILLNPVVLSKTETVLMIRDITAGNSKGSLYAHVCPSCGGPVKDTIDIKCQFCGNELNSTKNEWIISDVLNSGEYHDYFSENEDSYMASLSANKLESLYDVRDYAFNNVLAVMAADRKFEQEEMAMATKLCKKWGYKYDNIIPMFNMAKNNGLVIRMPDNTKKQQKIFRLMEKAAAIDGMVSDEEKDLLESVKQQYGIYEG from the coding sequence ATGATAAAAAAATCATTACGCTTACACGATTATATAATACCCGTTTTTATTATACTTATATTTTTTCTTTACACTATCGACCTGTATGCTCGTGCAGGCGGCGGTGGCGGAAGCAGCGGTGGTGGCAATGGCGATGATGGCGGATTAATAGGTGTATTGATCTATCTTCTTCTTTCCATTCCTTTTCCATGGAATTTAATTGTTATTGGGATCATCATACTCTTTGGTTATTTAGGTAATAAAAAAGCGAAACAACAAACTATACTTAACCAACTTCCTGATGGAAATGCTCCCGATAAAATTAAAGCTATCACCAATTACATGCAGGTTAATCCAACATTCAATGTTGAAAATTTTAAAGCTAAAGTAAAAACTGCTTTCATGCAAATACAGGAAGCATGGATGCTTAAAGATATGAGCAAAGTCCGCAAATACATATCCGACGGCATGTACCAACGAATGAACATACAGTTTAAAATGATGAACATTCTTGAACAAACCAATACCATTGGAAAACTTATGGTTCATAATATTTATATCGACAAAATAGAATATGATGGGAATTATGAAATCATTCATACTGCAATCCATGCTTCCATAGTCGACCGGTTTGAAAGCAAAAAATATCCTCAACTCAATTCAGGCGGTGCTGAAGATTTTGTAGAGTATTGGTCATTTATAAAACGAAAAGGTATTGAAGAAAAAAATCTTTTCAATACGCAGAATTGTCCGAAGTGTGGCGCTGAACTCCCCATGAATGCAGGCGATGTAAGCCAGTGCAGCTATTGTAAGACCATCACCAACCTTGGCGACTACGACTGGATATTATGCGAAATCACACAAGCCGATGATTACATTGCCATACATCCCCGTGCTTCCAGGAAGGCTGCTCTTTCTTCCAAAGTAAATGAAATATTGAGTACCGATGCAACATTCAGCATACAGCACCTGGAAGACAAAGCCAGCAATGGTTTCCTCCAAATGGTTACCGCGCGTGTTTTGAAAGATGCAAAAATAATGAGACGTTTTGTTACTGATGAAGCTTTTGAAAAATTCAGCAGGTTTAACAACGACAATATTGTTTATAATCGTTTTTATTTAAACGATGTTACGCTTATAGGCATTAGCCGAAACGAGAATAAATATACACTTGCATTCGCCATAAAATATTCTTACCAGTCGGTATCATTAAATAACGGGCAAGCCATACTTCTAAACCCTGTTGTATTAAGCAAAACAGAAACCGTGCTGATGATTCGTGATATTACTGCAGGAAATTCAAAAGGTTCATTATATGCTCATGTATGCCCATCATGCGGTGGTCCAGTGAAAGATACCATTGATATCAAATGTCAGTTCTGTGGCAACGAACTGAACAGCACAAAAAATGAATGGATTATTTCTGATGTACTCAACTCAGGCGAATACCACGACTATTTCAGTGAAAATGAAGATTCATATATGGCCAGCCTTTCTGCCAATAAACTGGAAAGCTTGTATGATGTACGCGATTATGCTTTTAATAATGTGCTTGCAGTGATGGCCGCCGACAGAAAATTTGAACAGGAAGAAATGGCAATGGCTACAAAACTTTGTAAAAAATGGGGATATAAATACGATAACATCATTCCCATGTTCAATATGGCTAAGAACAACGGGCTGGTAATCCGTATGCCCGACAACACAAAGAAACAACAGAAAATTTTCAGACTGATGGAAAAAGCTGCTGCTATTGACGGGATGGTTTCTGATGAAGAAAAAGATTTACTTGAAAGCGTGAAACAACAATATGGGATTTATGAGGGGTAA